A single Aminobacterium mobile DSM 12262 DNA region contains:
- a CDS encoding ABC transporter substrate-binding protein gives MRCSRLVKVFALVCCLTLVLSGMALAEETIKIGLLAPLTGPAADDGINVKNSVVMAVEKVNAEGGILGKQIELVTYDDRADPKEAVALAHKLIERDSVIGVVGGSYSFPSRAVAPIFQEEKVPFVAAYALHPEVTSAGEFCFRVGMLGDVEGRACAYVAVHNFKAKTVALIHADNDFGRTLSTGTREYLEKHAPDTKILIEQAYPFAEKDYKAYLSKIKEANPDVVISSGYFFQVGPMVKQAREMGITAPFIGEEGADSPEMIKIAGEAAEDFVIVTNLDRDDKRAFVQDYLRQYKERFGVDTCMVGASAYDAFMVIINGIKVAGELDTQKIRDAIAASELEGLTGVSKFTEQGEVIKPMVVQIVKDWGFHYLDTVDDPAVLEK, from the coding sequence ATGAGATGCAGTCGGTTGGTCAAGGTTTTTGCTTTAGTATGCTGCCTCACCCTTGTATTAAGCGGTATGGCTCTAGCGGAAGAAACCATTAAAATCGGACTTTTAGCTCCCCTCACAGGTCCCGCTGCTGACGACGGTATCAACGTGAAAAACTCTGTCGTCATGGCAGTAGAGAAAGTCAATGCAGAAGGAGGCATCCTCGGGAAACAGATAGAGCTTGTAACCTATGATGATCGCGCCGACCCTAAAGAAGCTGTGGCCCTTGCTCATAAGCTCATTGAGCGCGACAGTGTAATAGGAGTTGTAGGAGGATCTTACAGCTTTCCGAGCAGAGCAGTAGCGCCTATCTTTCAAGAAGAGAAAGTTCCTTTTGTAGCAGCCTATGCCCTTCACCCGGAAGTTACATCGGCTGGAGAATTTTGCTTCCGCGTGGGTATGCTTGGAGACGTGGAAGGACGTGCCTGTGCCTATGTAGCCGTTCATAATTTTAAAGCCAAAACTGTGGCTCTTATTCATGCGGACAACGACTTCGGACGTACCCTCTCAACTGGGACACGAGAATATCTTGAAAAACACGCTCCAGATACAAAAATACTCATAGAACAAGCTTATCCTTTCGCAGAAAAAGATTATAAAGCGTACCTTTCCAAGATCAAGGAAGCCAATCCAGACGTGGTTATCTCCAGTGGTTATTTCTTCCAGGTAGGTCCAATGGTGAAGCAAGCCCGCGAAATGGGCATTACGGCTCCTTTCATCGGTGAGGAAGGCGCCGACTCCCCAGAAATGATTAAAATCGCCGGGGAAGCAGCAGAAGATTTTGTAATTGTCACCAACCTTGATCGAGATGACAAACGAGCTTTTGTTCAGGATTACCTTCGCCAGTACAAAGAACGTTTTGGCGTAGATACATGTATGGTAGGTGCTTCTGCCTATGATGCCTTCATGGTCATTATAAACGGTATTAAAGTGGCAGGAGAGCTGGACACACAGAAAATCAGAGATGCCATTGCCGCCTCTGAACTTGAAGGCCTTACTGGCGTCAGCAAGTTTACAGAACAGGGAGAAGTCATAAAACCCATGGTAGTACAGATTGTAAAGGATTGGGGGTTCCACTATCTTGACACAGTAGACGACCCCGCAGTGCTTGAAAAGTAG
- a CDS encoding SDR family NAD(P)-dependent oxidoreductase: MDLGLESKVVIVTGGASGLGKAMVEAFAEEGATVVIADVNKADGLQFASDLSSQGKQADFLFLDVSDAEQVNTAIDSVFKKHGKIDVLCNNAGINVRKFALDISPEEWQKVINVNLSGMFYCAQAVGRIMVQQKSGKIINTASVSAVRGHLKRAPYASAKGGVYQMTKVLAHEWGQYNVNVNAIGPGFVETPLTSKLINGPGVREEMTSKIPMKRLGKTKDIVGPVLFLASDCSSYITGQLILIDGGRTID; this comes from the coding sequence ATGGACCTGGGACTTGAATCGAAAGTTGTCATCGTCACAGGAGGTGCCAGCGGCTTAGGCAAAGCCATGGTAGAGGCCTTTGCAGAAGAAGGAGCCACTGTAGTTATTGCAGATGTAAACAAAGCAGATGGTCTTCAGTTTGCCAGCGATCTCTCATCTCAAGGGAAACAGGCAGATTTCCTTTTTCTCGACGTCAGCGATGCAGAGCAGGTAAATACTGCAATCGATTCCGTGTTTAAAAAACATGGGAAGATAGATGTCCTCTGCAACAATGCCGGTATTAACGTCAGGAAGTTTGCTCTCGATATATCCCCTGAAGAGTGGCAAAAAGTCATTAATGTGAACCTTTCCGGGATGTTTTATTGCGCACAAGCTGTAGGTCGGATTATGGTTCAGCAAAAATCAGGGAAAATCATTAATACCGCTTCTGTTTCTGCTGTAAGAGGGCACCTGAAACGAGCACCTTACGCCAGCGCCAAAGGCGGAGTATATCAAATGACCAAAGTACTCGCCCATGAGTGGGGGCAATATAATGTAAATGTCAACGCTATCGGACCTGGTTTTGTTGAAACTCCGCTCACATCGAAACTAATCAATGGACCTGGCGTTCGAGAAGAAATGACTTCAAAAATTCCCATGAAACGTCTTGGGAAAACGAAAGATATTGTTGGCCCTGTTCTTTTCCTCGCCTCCGACTGTTCAAGCTATATTACAGGCCAGCTTATCCTCATTGATGGCGGACGAACCATCGATTAG
- a CDS encoding hydroxyacid dehydrogenase: MSTVLIYDPISEDGLNILRKAGHTLITRQELNEKNKDSIEGLVIRTSPLKGDFLSQLPHLKVIGRHGVGVDNIDLDYATQAGILVGNTPYANAVSVAEHVLGMMLYFIKKYTLSDSLIREGKFRERDHIGLSELNGKTLGIIGFGKVGKAVYRIAHDGFAMNVVVYDPYIEMPKDVHRVEKLEELLKSSDFVTIHTPLTEETHCMIDTKELSLMKKGAILINAARGPVINVDAVAQSLRDGHLGGLAVDVFPEEPPRPDSPILTAPHVLMTPHSAALTYEAIYRMATGAAEAVVRVLRGEKPDYIVNPEVLKEGKK, encoded by the coding sequence ATGAGCACTGTATTAATATATGACCCTATATCTGAAGATGGACTCAACATTCTTCGAAAAGCTGGTCACACCCTTATTACACGGCAAGAACTCAATGAAAAAAATAAAGACTCTATTGAAGGGCTTGTTATCCGAACATCCCCTTTGAAAGGAGACTTCCTTTCTCAACTTCCACACCTTAAAGTTATTGGTCGTCATGGTGTAGGAGTTGATAACATCGATCTCGACTACGCTACACAAGCAGGCATTCTCGTGGGGAACACCCCTTATGCCAATGCTGTCTCTGTGGCAGAACATGTTCTTGGTATGATGCTCTATTTCATTAAAAAATATACTCTGAGCGACTCCCTTATCAGAGAGGGGAAATTTAGAGAAAGAGACCATATAGGGCTCTCAGAGCTAAATGGAAAAACCCTTGGCATTATTGGTTTTGGAAAGGTCGGCAAGGCCGTGTATCGTATTGCCCATGATGGCTTTGCAATGAATGTTGTCGTCTATGACCCATACATAGAGATGCCCAAGGATGTTCATCGCGTTGAAAAACTTGAAGAGCTCCTGAAGAGTTCTGATTTCGTAACAATTCATACCCCTCTCACAGAAGAAACACATTGCATGATCGACACAAAAGAGCTCTCTCTTATGAAAAAAGGCGCTATCCTCATCAACGCAGCCCGTGGCCCTGTCATTAATGTAGATGCTGTAGCTCAATCTCTTCGTGATGGACATCTTGGGGGATTAGCAGTAGACGTTTTTCCAGAGGAACCACCTCGTCCCGATTCCCCCATCCTCACAGCTCCTCATGTTCTTATGACACCTCACAGCGCAGCTCTAACGTATGAAGCCATCTATAGAATGGCGACAGGTGCTGCAGAAGCCGTTGTTCGCGTGTTACGTGGAGAAAAACCAGATTATATTGTCAACCCGGAAGTTTTAAAGGAGGGGAAAAAATAA
- a CDS encoding ABC transporter ATP-binding protein, whose product MLLRIENLHITYGQVEAVHGVSFHVDKGELVSIIGANGAGKTSLMNAIMGIVPVHSGSIFLGEEDITSLGAHLRARKGIRLVPERARVFPSLSVYENLLTGVYGMREHIDLQQRLNWIYSLFPVLKERNSQAGSTLSGGEQQQLSIARALISSPGILLVDEVSMGLMPKLVNTVFQVLQHINKEFGITILIVEQNALASLQISHRGYVLEAGNLVMEGTSQELMNDPGVREAYLGI is encoded by the coding sequence ATGCTGCTGCGCATTGAAAATCTCCATATCACATACGGGCAAGTGGAGGCTGTCCATGGCGTTTCTTTTCATGTAGACAAAGGGGAGCTTGTTTCCATTATCGGAGCTAACGGGGCCGGAAAGACCTCTCTTATGAATGCCATTATGGGCATCGTCCCAGTTCATAGCGGTTCTATTTTCCTCGGTGAAGAGGATATTACATCTCTTGGGGCTCACTTAAGAGCTCGAAAAGGCATCCGGCTTGTTCCGGAGAGGGCCCGGGTTTTTCCATCCCTCTCCGTGTATGAAAATCTCCTTACAGGTGTTTACGGAATGAGAGAACACATTGATCTCCAACAACGCCTGAATTGGATCTACTCTCTATTCCCAGTTTTAAAAGAAAGAAATTCTCAAGCTGGAAGCACTCTTTCCGGGGGAGAGCAACAACAACTTTCCATTGCCAGAGCCCTTATATCAAGCCCCGGCATTTTGCTTGTAGATGAAGTATCCATGGGGCTCATGCCTAAGCTTGTCAACACAGTTTTCCAAGTATTACAGCATATTAATAAGGAATTTGGCATCACCATCCTTATTGTGGAACAGAACGCTCTCGCCTCACTTCAGATATCCCATCGAGGATATGTGCTGGAAGCTGGGAACCTCGTCATGGAAGGGACGTCTCAGGAACTCATGAATGACCCAGGAGTTCGGGAAGCCTACCTGGGCATTTGA
- a CDS encoding tripartite tricarboxylate transporter TctB family protein, whose product MRKADIATSLTMICVSGFFLIQTTKIKDASGAILGPRFFPYVVLTGIILLSLLVLFYSCRKEETSSKEVTLDFQGKAKVLVTLLIAFIYVALLEKLGFVFASVLFMSALGLFFYGKFDKKKVLNIFLFSAVAPVALFFLFTKFFHTLLP is encoded by the coding sequence ATGCGTAAGGCCGATATAGCAACATCCCTTACCATGATATGTGTATCTGGCTTTTTTCTAATCCAAACAACAAAAATCAAAGATGCTTCCGGGGCTATACTTGGTCCTCGTTTTTTCCCATATGTAGTTCTTACAGGCATAATTTTGCTCTCCCTTCTGGTGCTTTTTTATTCCTGTAGGAAAGAGGAAACTTCTTCTAAGGAGGTCACCTTGGATTTTCAGGGAAAAGCCAAGGTACTCGTTACGCTTCTTATCGCTTTTATCTACGTTGCACTTTTAGAGAAACTCGGATTTGTATTTGCTTCCGTTCTGTTTATGAGCGCTTTGGGGCTTTTCTTTTATGGGAAATTTGACAAGAAGAAAGTATTAAATATCTTTCTCTTTTCCGCTGTCGCTCCAGTGGCTCTGTTCTTTCTCTTCACAAAATTTTTCCACACATTACTTCCATAA
- a CDS encoding GntR family transcriptional regulator has protein sequence MSLEQKKHSKIKVEDMVQQYIVDEIMSHNIKPGERVYETQLAEQLGVSRTPVRHAIGRLVSEGILEDPHREKGYVVPILTPQDMKHVYVMRELLEGEAAFEAAQSISQKDIAYLKELNVKEEQSFKNSDRKAYTAINKELHSKIVQMSGNLYLQRFFRQVFWKSQLYTFYLSSFYSSSTEIFPLSSQKPLSYLEHARVIHAIASRDPEKARQEMITHIRMSYKERFVDIGHFFES, from the coding sequence ATGTCTCTTGAGCAAAAAAAACACTCGAAAATAAAAGTAGAAGATATGGTTCAACAATATATTGTTGATGAAATCATGTCTCATAACATAAAACCTGGAGAACGCGTTTACGAGACCCAGCTGGCAGAACAACTTGGAGTAAGTCGTACTCCAGTACGTCACGCTATCGGTCGCCTCGTCTCCGAGGGAATTCTTGAAGATCCCCATCGAGAAAAGGGGTATGTTGTTCCTATCCTCACTCCTCAAGACATGAAACACGTATACGTAATGAGAGAACTGCTTGAAGGTGAAGCGGCTTTTGAAGCTGCTCAATCCATATCTCAAAAAGATATTGCGTATCTTAAGGAATTAAACGTAAAAGAAGAACAATCTTTTAAAAATAGCGATCGTAAGGCGTATACAGCTATCAATAAAGAACTTCACAGCAAAATTGTTCAAATGAGTGGGAATCTTTATTTACAACGTTTTTTCCGACAAGTTTTTTGGAAGTCCCAACTCTATACATTCTACCTTTCTAGTTTTTACTCAAGCTCCACCGAGATTTTCCCTCTTTCTTCCCAAAAACCTTTAAGTTACCTCGAACATGCTCGTGTTATTCATGCTATTGCATCAAGGGATCCTGAAAAAGCTCGCCAAGAAATGATCACCCATATACGAATGAGCTACAAAGAAAGATTTGTTGACATTGGACATTTCTTCGAATCATAG
- a CDS encoding tripartite tricarboxylate transporter permease, with the protein MTALIQGLIGAFQPEAILFTAAGTVLGIIFGALPGLTSTMAVALLIPVTFGLSPVAGMGMLMGAFCGGTAGGSISSTLLRIPGTPASICTTFDAYPMAQKGQAGLALGTSILVSLIGGLFSAGILMFIAPKLARFALGFGPTEYFSLAVLGLTVIASVSSKSLLKGVIAGFIGVFISFIGTDPVTGMVRYSFGIPNLLSGLNLLPVLIGLFAVSKALEDAETIGSSVKLTSNKGLKGEFPSFITLLERKWIILSSAVIGTIVGILPGAGCSIASFVSYDQAKRLSKTPEEFGKGCIDGVIASETSNNAVTGGALVPMLTLGIPGDSTTAVMLGGLLIHGLRPGPLLFKDTPEIIYGIFAMLLLANVFMFAFQYFGIRLFVKMLKIPRYMLTPFILVMCTIGAYGVGGSLFDVFVMMVFGVIGYIFNKLHYGVAPVVLGFILGGMAETHFRRAFFMYRGDLGVFVTRPVTLLLLVLSLLLIAIPIIRNHKQSKENLTAA; encoded by the coding sequence ATGACGGCACTTATTCAAGGCCTTATTGGTGCCTTTCAACCAGAAGCAATTCTTTTTACTGCAGCAGGAACTGTCCTTGGCATTATTTTCGGAGCACTGCCAGGGTTAACGTCCACCATGGCCGTAGCCCTGCTGATTCCTGTAACATTCGGGCTCTCTCCTGTAGCGGGGATGGGCATGCTTATGGGGGCTTTCTGCGGTGGGACAGCCGGGGGATCCATTTCCTCCACTCTCCTTCGCATTCCTGGGACGCCGGCTTCCATTTGCACAACTTTCGATGCGTATCCCATGGCTCAAAAAGGGCAAGCGGGGCTAGCATTGGGGACATCCATTCTCGTCTCCCTCATTGGAGGTCTTTTCAGTGCGGGAATCCTCATGTTTATTGCTCCTAAACTAGCTCGTTTTGCTCTCGGATTCGGACCAACAGAGTACTTTTCTCTTGCAGTACTTGGTCTTACCGTTATTGCCAGCGTCTCCTCTAAATCTCTTCTCAAAGGGGTTATCGCCGGGTTTATTGGCGTTTTTATCTCATTTATTGGGACAGATCCTGTTACAGGAATGGTACGTTATAGTTTCGGAATTCCTAATCTTCTCAGCGGCCTCAATCTTTTGCCGGTTCTTATTGGACTTTTCGCCGTGTCAAAAGCGCTGGAAGACGCTGAAACCATTGGAAGTTCTGTTAAACTAACGAGCAATAAGGGACTCAAAGGAGAGTTCCCCTCTTTTATTACCCTTCTGGAAAGGAAATGGATCATTCTCTCTTCTGCTGTTATTGGGACAATTGTAGGAATTTTGCCCGGCGCTGGTTGTAGCATTGCTTCCTTTGTGTCTTACGATCAGGCCAAGCGGCTCTCTAAGACTCCAGAGGAATTTGGGAAGGGCTGTATAGATGGCGTTATTGCTTCAGAAACAAGCAACAATGCGGTAACAGGGGGAGCCCTTGTGCCCATGCTCACTCTTGGCATTCCCGGAGACTCTACTACTGCTGTTATGCTTGGAGGCCTTCTTATTCACGGACTTCGCCCTGGCCCTTTGCTTTTTAAAGATACCCCTGAAATTATTTATGGCATTTTTGCTATGTTGCTATTGGCCAACGTATTCATGTTTGCTTTCCAATATTTCGGGATCAGGCTCTTCGTAAAAATGCTCAAAATACCCAGATACATGCTGACACCCTTTATTCTTGTAATGTGCACTATAGGTGCGTACGGTGTTGGCGGAAGTTTATTCGATGTATTTGTCATGATGGTCTTTGGTGTAATTGGATATATCTTTAATAAATTGCATTATGGTGTGGCCCCTGTGGTACTTGGTTTCATTCTTGGTGGTATGGCAGAAACTCACTTTAGGCGAGCATTTTTTATGTACAGAGGAGATCTGGGCGTTTTTGTAACCCGCCCTGTAACCCTTCTTTTACTCGTTCTTAGTCTGTTGTTGATAGCCATTCCAATTATCAGGAATCATAAGCAGAGCAAGGAAAACTTGACTGCTGCATAA
- a CDS encoding ABC transporter ATP-binding protein, producing the protein MMGRPILLSVENISKKFGGLQAVDHVSFQIHPGDILGLIGPNGAGKTTCFNMISGIYRPSSGEIYLDGQRIDGLPPHSIARLGIGRTFQIVKPFSNLSVLENILVALGVQHYASLLDITHKWRSPSVVDEGMAILKRVGLESYAFKQSATLPLGDLRRLEIGRALALNPKLLLLDESFSGLRQEQIVKMEEFVLSLISQGVSILLIEHNMKVAMKLCNRIVVLDHGRWLTEGSPSDVTSNPDVIEAYLGKGELDHAAAH; encoded by the coding sequence ATGATGGGTCGTCCAATTCTTCTTTCCGTAGAAAACATCTCCAAAAAATTTGGTGGTCTCCAGGCAGTGGATCATGTTTCTTTCCAGATTCATCCTGGAGATATATTAGGACTTATCGGCCCTAACGGAGCAGGGAAAACCACATGTTTTAATATGATTTCAGGTATCTACAGGCCTTCTTCCGGGGAAATTTATTTGGATGGACAACGTATAGATGGTTTACCTCCCCATAGCATTGCGCGCCTCGGAATCGGGCGAACGTTCCAAATTGTAAAACCATTTTCGAACCTTTCCGTCCTAGAAAATATTTTGGTAGCTCTTGGAGTCCAGCATTATGCTTCTCTATTAGATATAACTCATAAATGGCGTTCCCCCTCTGTTGTTGATGAAGGGATGGCTATTCTTAAACGGGTCGGACTGGAGAGCTATGCCTTTAAACAATCGGCAACCCTTCCTCTTGGCGACCTTCGCCGCCTTGAAATCGGGCGGGCACTAGCACTAAACCCCAAATTGCTCCTCTTGGATGAGTCTTTCTCCGGGCTTCGACAGGAACAAATCGTCAAGATGGAAGAGTTTGTTCTTTCCCTCATTTCCCAAGGTGTTTCTATCCTTCTCATTGAACATAACATGAAAGTGGCCATGAAGCTTTGTAATCGTATCGTGGTTTTAGACCACGGGCGATGGCTTACAGAAGGCTCACCGTCAGACGTTACATCGAATCCAGATGTTATCGAAGCATATTTGGGGAAAGGAGAACTGGATCATGCTGCTGCGCATTGA
- the ilvD gene encoding dihydroxy-acid dehydratase translates to MLRSTKDVVDGLDHAGNRSHLKCIGLLEEDLHKPFIGVINTFNEMHPGHKHLREISEAVKRGVYTAGGIPFEVNTISICDGITQSNFGMCYVLPSREIIADSVEVIAEAQRLDGLVLIASCDKIVPAMMMAAGRLNLPTVIVTGGPMLAGKFQGKDVAIYEIREAGAKVKQGLLSELEFKEFENNVCPTSGSCSMMGTANTMSCLTEVIGLSVPGSTTTPAVYSKKLRQAKLSGEIVVDLVKKNIRPRDVVTQDSIENAVIVNMAIGGSTNSVLHLPAIAQEFGLHLDSDDFERLCKKTPHLVNVKPSGHYSLEDFDFAGGIPAVIKELGESHLHLNAQTIMGESWETLCKDAKITNTDVIRTLETALHKEGSLAILKGNLAPEGSVIKQTAVSDKMKKHTGPAKVFDSQEDAITAMLNGDIKEGDVVVIRYEGPKGGPGMREMLGATAILMGAGLGESTALVTDGRFSGCTHGPCVGHVAPEAAKGGAIALVHDGDMITIDIPNRSLELHVSEEELAERKKNWKPIPCKVDSKYLRRYSREVESVWKGAILRDEA, encoded by the coding sequence ATGTTGCGAAGTACCAAAGATGTTGTTGATGGACTCGACCATGCCGGTAACAGAAGCCATCTTAAGTGCATTGGTCTCTTAGAAGAAGATCTGCACAAACCTTTTATAGGTGTTATTAATACATTCAATGAAATGCATCCCGGGCATAAACATCTCCGGGAAATTTCAGAGGCGGTTAAACGGGGAGTCTACACCGCAGGTGGCATTCCCTTTGAAGTTAACACTATTTCTATTTGCGATGGAATCACCCAGAGTAACTTTGGAATGTGTTATGTTCTCCCAAGCCGCGAGATTATAGCCGATTCTGTCGAAGTCATTGCAGAAGCTCAAAGACTTGATGGCCTCGTGTTAATCGCCTCTTGCGATAAAATTGTGCCTGCCATGATGATGGCAGCTGGCCGCTTGAACCTCCCCACTGTTATTGTTACTGGTGGGCCTATGTTAGCGGGCAAATTCCAAGGTAAAGATGTTGCTATTTACGAAATACGCGAAGCCGGGGCGAAAGTAAAGCAGGGACTTCTCTCTGAATTAGAATTCAAGGAATTCGAAAACAATGTATGCCCCACCTCCGGTTCATGTTCCATGATGGGAACTGCAAACACTATGTCATGTCTTACAGAAGTCATAGGTCTCTCTGTCCCGGGTTCGACAACAACTCCTGCAGTGTACTCTAAAAAACTTCGTCAAGCCAAGCTGAGCGGGGAAATTGTTGTAGACCTCGTGAAAAAAAATATTCGCCCTCGAGATGTTGTGACCCAGGACTCCATTGAGAATGCAGTTATTGTAAATATGGCTATTGGCGGGTCCACAAACTCTGTTTTACACCTCCCCGCTATCGCTCAAGAATTTGGTCTCCATCTTGATTCCGACGACTTCGAGCGTCTTTGTAAAAAAACTCCTCATCTCGTAAACGTAAAACCGTCAGGACATTACTCCCTCGAGGATTTCGATTTTGCTGGTGGAATTCCTGCTGTCATAAAAGAACTTGGGGAATCGCACCTTCACCTTAATGCCCAAACTATCATGGGTGAATCATGGGAAACGCTATGTAAAGATGCAAAAATAACAAATACGGATGTGATCCGAACCCTCGAAACAGCTCTTCACAAAGAAGGGAGTCTTGCCATACTGAAAGGAAACCTTGCTCCTGAAGGCTCCGTAATAAAACAAACAGCCGTTTCAGACAAAATGAAAAAACATACTGGACCAGCCAAAGTTTTTGATTCCCAGGAAGACGCTATCACCGCAATGCTCAATGGCGACATAAAAGAAGGAGATGTTGTCGTTATCCGCTACGAAGGCCCCAAAGGTGGCCCTGGGATGCGAGAGATGCTTGGTGCAACCGCTATTTTAATGGGAGCAGGTCTCGGAGAGAGCACCGCTCTTGTTACTGACGGTAGATTTTCCGGCTGTACTCATGGACCATGCGTAGGGCATGTGGCTCCTGAAGCGGCCAAGGGCGGAGCAATTGCTTTGGTTCACGACGGAGACATGATCACTATTGACATTCCGAATCGTTCTTTAGAGCTACACGTCTCCGAAGAAGAGCTTGCAGAAAGGAAAAAGAACTGGAAACCCATTCCCTGCAAAGTAGACAGCAAATACTTACGTCGATACAGCAGAGAAGTTGAGAGCGTCTGGAAGGGTGCCATCCTGCGGGATGAGGCATAA
- a CDS encoding branched-chain amino acid ABC transporter permease, which translates to MSYAITIATFITIQAIVAYGLNIIVGYAGQISLGHAAFFGIGAYSAALLTTKAGLSFWGALPCIIIICAVVGILCGLPSLRVRNDFLAITTIGINFIVEAIFLYIPFFGGALGLGGIPRVIFLGVKLKSGSYLLLCIFILGLVILINRWFSKRWMGLACIALREDEIAASSMGISPIRFKLIAFVMGTVIAGIGGSLYAHQMHFIAPSDFGFPVSVMLLSFVVLGGMGTLWGPLLGAIILGSLPELARPLADYRMLLYSVLLLLMIRFQPQGLLGKGSLLLSFFPSKERGDR; encoded by the coding sequence ATGAGTTACGCTATTACCATCGCCACTTTTATCACTATTCAGGCTATCGTAGCCTATGGCCTGAATATCATTGTGGGGTACGCCGGACAAATATCCCTCGGACACGCTGCTTTTTTTGGTATAGGGGCCTATTCGGCAGCTCTTTTAACCACGAAAGCCGGACTTTCTTTTTGGGGGGCGCTCCCTTGTATCATTATTATTTGTGCTGTAGTAGGTATTCTTTGCGGCCTGCCAAGCTTGCGGGTACGAAATGATTTTCTGGCCATTACCACTATTGGAATCAACTTTATAGTAGAGGCTATCTTCCTCTACATCCCTTTTTTCGGTGGAGCTTTAGGTCTTGGCGGCATCCCCAGGGTCATTTTTTTAGGAGTAAAACTTAAAAGCGGAAGTTACCTTCTTCTCTGCATCTTTATTTTAGGGCTTGTTATCCTTATAAACCGATGGTTTTCCAAACGCTGGATGGGATTAGCGTGTATTGCCCTTCGCGAAGACGAAATTGCAGCATCAAGCATGGGAATCTCCCCCATACGTTTTAAGCTCATAGCTTTTGTTATGGGAACTGTCATCGCCGGGATTGGCGGCTCTCTATACGCTCATCAAATGCACTTTATCGCACCCTCAGATTTTGGATTTCCAGTTTCTGTAATGCTTCTCTCCTTCGTTGTACTTGGCGGAATGGGAACCCTTTGGGGACCTTTGTTGGGAGCTATCATCCTAGGTTCCCTTCCCGAACTCGCTCGACCTTTAGCAGACTATCGAATGCTTCTCTATAGTGTGTTATTACTGCTCATGATCCGATTCCAGCCACAAGGACTTTTAGGGAAGGGAAGTCTCCTTCTTTCCTTTTTCCCATCCAAAGAGAGGGGGGACCGATGA
- a CDS encoding Bug family tripartite tricarboxylate transporter substrate binding protein, giving the protein MKKRFSLSIVMCFIAVFVFCLGFSNQALAKEGWPKTTVNIIVGYNPGGSTDTFARLLAKHLEPVFGHPVVVQNVPGGGGAVGYVKTMTSKPDGYTVVVSNGSLLTLGGIGNVDFQYSDFTNLGRVIVEDETICVGKDAPWNNVAELIAYSKENPGKLRIGFAGIGGFTYLAANQFIKTAGIEIDGIGYSSGAEAVAGLLGGFVDVIVQQPGEIFSHWQGGEVKILGTMGEVRHVLFPDIMTCEEQGLNLKLFQWRGISGPKNMPEDIKAAWIDALDKVQQSEAFRKDITEILCAGTSFIGGDDFENWLKKEADWIYPLIDELGLKQK; this is encoded by the coding sequence ATGAAAAAACGTTTTTCTTTATCCATTGTTATGTGCTTTATCGCTGTATTCGTTTTCTGTCTTGGCTTTTCCAACCAAGCACTAGCCAAGGAAGGTTGGCCCAAAACCACTGTCAACATTATTGTAGGGTACAACCCCGGCGGTTCCACAGATACGTTTGCCCGCCTTCTCGCCAAACATCTTGAGCCTGTTTTCGGTCATCCTGTAGTGGTTCAGAACGTCCCTGGCGGCGGCGGCGCTGTGGGATATGTCAAAACTATGACAAGTAAACCAGATGGCTATACCGTTGTCGTTTCCAACGGTTCCCTTCTCACCTTAGGTGGCATTGGGAATGTAGACTTTCAGTATAGCGATTTTACGAACTTAGGACGTGTCATTGTTGAAGACGAAACCATTTGCGTAGGAAAAGACGCTCCCTGGAACAACGTTGCAGAGCTCATTGCCTATTCAAAAGAGAACCCCGGTAAGCTTCGTATCGGATTTGCTGGAATTGGCGGATTTACCTATCTTGCCGCTAACCAGTTCATCAAAACGGCTGGGATCGAGATTGACGGAATCGGATATTCCAGCGGAGCAGAAGCAGTCGCAGGTCTCCTTGGCGGTTTCGTCGATGTTATTGTTCAGCAACCTGGAGAAATTTTCTCTCACTGGCAGGGCGGTGAAGTAAAGATTCTCGGCACCATGGGTGAGGTTCGCCACGTACTCTTCCCAGATATTATGACATGCGAAGAGCAGGGTTTGAATCTGAAACTTTTCCAGTGGCGAGGAATTTCTGGTCCTAAAAATATGCCTGAAGATATCAAAGCCGCATGGATAGATGCTCTCGACAAAGTGCAGCAGTCTGAGGCATTTAGAAAAGACATCACCGAGATCCTTTGCGCTGGAACAAGCTTCATAGGTGGGGATGATTTCGAAAACTGGCTCAAGAAAGAAGCGGACTGGATTTATCCTCTCATTGATGAGCTCGGCTTAAAACAGAAATAG